In Pseudoalteromonas sp. NC201, a single window of DNA contains:
- a CDS encoding methyl-accepting chemotaxis protein, with amino-acid sequence MKIRTKFSVTSAIVILLIITTTTLSTYWFVSDSVKTKTHAYVTDSTQLLAVSIENWLAGKATQINVIKSQLEQNFSDDNFQQALNTPVFKKEFLLAFGTLANEEGLRSNNPARKNPPGVDFRERAWYQLGKNQNKTVYTSPYTDAATGELLLSVVSPIVVNGNFKGVIGGDLSLKTIANSVNQVNFDNTGYAFLVDKSGNVISHQHAEFNGKKLQQVYPALRLDSVDKLQEVDTKEGKRLFYLHSLDNTFGTDWYLAVLIDKSKAYKTLTEITINSLIIAILAVAIGVFCVRTLAIHLLQPLRDLESAITGMASGGGDLTQRLKIVNEDECGTVARQFNLFLGFLHGLVSNVKERADDVVISSDAAKELSTHSSQKLDQQVSLIENLATAMNEMSTTSTEIAGNAQQAASSITSVNEKTSEGQEIFFKARSQINALADDITASYELSTQLAEYSQNIENILSVINGIAEQTNLLALNAAIEAARAGEQGRGFAVVADEVRSLASKTQESTTEIKSMIDQIQASSIQVQQSMGSSRDKTQQCVSQTEQATHMLEEISEAVKELMDRNIQIATAIEEQSVVIEEINKNTIHINDISVEVGSFSDKQYSASEELAKNAHEQEALLSKFTL; translated from the coding sequence ATGAAGATCCGCACTAAGTTCTCTGTGACTTCTGCCATAGTGATCTTATTGATCATCACGACGACGACGCTTTCTACTTACTGGTTTGTTAGCGATTCGGTGAAAACCAAAACCCATGCCTATGTAACAGATAGCACGCAATTGCTGGCTGTGAGCATAGAGAATTGGCTGGCTGGTAAAGCAACGCAAATTAATGTGATAAAAAGTCAGTTAGAGCAAAACTTTAGCGATGATAACTTTCAACAAGCACTGAATACACCAGTGTTTAAAAAGGAGTTTCTGCTGGCTTTTGGTACTTTGGCTAATGAGGAAGGGCTCAGGTCGAACAACCCCGCTCGCAAAAATCCTCCAGGCGTCGATTTTAGAGAGCGAGCTTGGTATCAGCTTGGTAAAAACCAAAATAAAACCGTTTATACCAGTCCATATACGGACGCGGCGACAGGTGAATTATTGCTGTCGGTGGTATCTCCCATTGTAGTGAACGGTAATTTTAAAGGGGTAATTGGGGGAGATTTAAGCCTAAAAACCATCGCTAATAGTGTCAATCAGGTTAACTTTGATAACACTGGCTATGCCTTTTTGGTCGACAAGTCTGGTAATGTAATTTCTCATCAACATGCCGAATTTAACGGCAAAAAATTGCAACAGGTATATCCAGCTTTACGCTTAGATAGCGTAGATAAGTTGCAAGAAGTGGATACCAAAGAAGGCAAAAGGTTGTTTTACTTACATTCGCTTGATAACACCTTTGGTACGGACTGGTATTTGGCGGTATTAATCGATAAATCAAAAGCCTACAAAACACTGACTGAAATTACAATAAACTCCCTGATCATTGCTATTTTAGCCGTGGCTATTGGAGTATTCTGCGTACGGACGTTAGCAATTCACTTACTCCAACCATTACGGGATTTGGAATCTGCAATCACCGGCATGGCAAGTGGGGGCGGTGACTTAACTCAGCGCTTAAAAATTGTTAACGAAGATGAGTGCGGCACGGTAGCGCGACAATTTAATTTGTTCTTGGGCTTTTTGCATGGGTTAGTAAGTAATGTAAAAGAACGTGCAGACGACGTGGTGATAAGCAGTGATGCCGCCAAAGAGCTGTCGACGCATTCTTCACAGAAACTTGATCAACAAGTTAGCCTAATTGAAAACCTCGCTACCGCGATGAATGAAATGAGTACTACCTCGACCGAAATCGCAGGTAACGCGCAGCAAGCCGCAAGCTCTATCACCTCTGTAAATGAAAAGACCTCCGAAGGGCAAGAAATATTCTTTAAAGCGCGAAGCCAAATTAATGCTTTGGCTGACGATATTACTGCATCGTACGAGTTGAGTACGCAACTTGCAGAATACAGCCAAAATATTGAGAATATTCTTTCGGTCATCAATGGCATTGCAGAACAAACCAATCTACTGGCACTTAATGCTGCAATTGAAGCCGCACGTGCCGGAGAGCAAGGTCGTGGTTTTGCGGTTGTGGCCGATGAAGTGCGTTCTCTAGCATCAAAAACACAGGAATCCACCACCGAAATTAAGTCCATGATCGACCAGATCCAAGCCTCGTCCATTCAAGTTCAGCAATCTATGGGAAGTAGCCGAGATAAAACCCAGCAATGTGTGTCACAAACCGAGCAAGCGACACATATGCTAGAAGAAATCTCAGAGGCAGTAAAAGAGCTTATGGATCGCAATATTCAAATCGCAACGGCCATAGAAGAGCAAAGTGTGGTGATTGAAGAAATCAATAAAAATACAATACATATCAACGATATTAGTGTCGAAGTCGGCAGCTTTTCCGACAAACAATACAGCGCCAGCGAAGAACTCGCTAAAAACGCCCATGAACAAGAAGCGCTACTGTCTAAGTTTACGTTGTGA
- a CDS encoding porin — protein MNFTLSNSTALIGLACLLTSSATLATDRPVTMADIENLERQLAELKARFMTQNSELKAAAPMAKSTPQSDPVKSPTEPSTTLKTYATIRPTFGVINQDEASNWDVRDALSHAGIKVTHEFMPGWQAELHGEWGIDLANEGNFGKSRRAYTALGTPYGRFGIGKQRPAQYLFIAEYVDIFNHASSPFAYDPESIFFVDNLVTYRYELGPMTFIAAGQFNGDKGDNQTDLFNTGLSYDNAGLHAAITYQQNDVYDNEQHIGENQLWSGALAYQFTSRFYAAMAYQDKDYQRVKALDSRQGHTFDLSLAYQLAKHYKLKTGYFDFDDGYGSHDPLNQSFDGYNVTLEWLPTPPLRVHLEYLNKSFDNQIDMDSISIGFRYDYKQEWQFD, from the coding sequence ATGAATTTTACTTTGAGCAACTCAACCGCACTGATTGGCCTAGCCTGTTTACTGACTTCTTCAGCAACTTTGGCAACCGATCGACCTGTCACCATGGCCGACATTGAAAATCTTGAGCGGCAATTAGCTGAGCTTAAAGCTCGGTTTATGACGCAAAATAGCGAACTAAAGGCCGCAGCTCCAATGGCAAAATCAACACCACAAAGTGACCCTGTAAAATCACCTACCGAGCCCTCAACCACGCTCAAAACCTATGCCACAATACGCCCGACATTTGGCGTAATCAATCAAGATGAGGCAAGTAACTGGGATGTTCGTGATGCCTTATCCCACGCAGGGATTAAAGTAACTCATGAATTTATGCCGGGCTGGCAGGCCGAACTTCATGGTGAATGGGGCATCGATCTCGCCAATGAAGGAAATTTTGGCAAGTCACGCCGTGCTTATACTGCGCTAGGTACACCGTATGGTCGATTTGGCATTGGCAAACAAAGGCCTGCACAGTATCTGTTTATTGCCGAATACGTTGATATTTTTAATCACGCCAGCAGCCCATTTGCTTACGATCCAGAGAGTATTTTTTTCGTTGATAATTTAGTCACTTACCGCTACGAATTGGGGCCAATGACGTTTATCGCCGCAGGCCAATTTAATGGTGATAAGGGCGATAATCAAACGGATTTATTCAACACTGGGTTAAGTTACGATAACGCAGGTTTACACGCGGCGATTACTTATCAACAAAACGATGTGTACGATAACGAGCAACATATTGGCGAAAACCAACTTTGGTCTGGTGCGCTGGCTTACCAATTTACCTCCCGCTTTTACGCTGCTATGGCATATCAGGACAAAGACTATCAACGCGTGAAAGCTCTTGATTCTCGACAAGGCCACACCTTTGATCTTTCGTTGGCCTATCAACTCGCAAAACACTATAAACTCAAAACCGGATATTTTGATTTTGATGACGGTTACGGCAGTCATGATCCGCTTAATCAAAGCTTCGATGGCTACAATGTTACACTTGAGTGGCTACCAACACCGCCCCTCAGAGTGCACTTGGAGTATTTGAACAAGTCCTTCGACAACCAAATCGATATGGACTCCATCTCCATTGGCTTTAGGTACGATTACAAGCAAGAGTGGCAATTTGATTAG
- a CDS encoding alpha/beta fold hydrolase: MNHAPIPLNITASAKIESIVVLHGLYMSGFVMRPLSARLGKSGYRILNLSYNTLTPDIDEICAAIDTFVGDRPAALVCHSMGGLVARAYLERGSAASKQVKKVVTLGTPHKGSAIAKHMHDKGLELLLKNSVEFLLSNNQDWPFDAKLYSIAGDLPIGLMPLLQKGSQSDGTVLLEETKLSGMAEHKVFHLSHTSLIYSRAVMDYICELLGRP; the protein is encoded by the coding sequence ATGAACCACGCTCCTATTCCACTCAATATTACCGCGAGCGCCAAAATCGAGAGCATTGTGGTGCTACACGGCTTGTACATGTCTGGCTTTGTGATGCGCCCGCTTAGCGCTCGCTTAGGTAAATCGGGCTACCGTATTCTCAATTTAAGCTATAACACATTAACGCCAGATATTGATGAGATCTGCGCCGCTATTGATACTTTTGTTGGCGATCGCCCCGCCGCCCTCGTTTGCCACTCCATGGGAGGCTTAGTTGCAAGAGCATATTTAGAACGAGGTTCTGCCGCGAGCAAGCAAGTAAAAAAAGTGGTGACCTTGGGGACACCACATAAAGGCAGTGCCATTGCCAAGCATATGCACGACAAAGGACTGGAGCTACTGTTAAAAAACAGTGTGGAGTTTTTATTATCTAACAATCAAGATTGGCCTTTCGACGCCAAGCTTTACAGTATTGCCGGTGACTTACCCATTGGACTAATGCCACTGCTACAAAAAGGTAGCCAGTCGGATGGCACTGTGCTGTTAGAAGAAACCAAGCTCAGTGGCATGGCCGAACACAAAGTATTTCATCTCAGCCATACCAGCTTAATATATTCCCGTGCGGTAATGGACTATATCTGCGAGCTGTTAGGGAGGCCTTAG
- a CDS encoding Dps family protein — protein sequence MTNINSIGLDKAKSQALVTSLNTLLSSYQIQYMNARGFHWNIKGREFFELHLKFEEIYTLLLEKVDEIAERILTIEGNPLHAFSDYLETSKIQEAKGISNGTQALETLLDGYTTLISMQREILAQAGEAEDEGTAALMSDYIKEQEKLVWMLKAYLN from the coding sequence ATGACAAACATTAATTCTATCGGTTTAGACAAAGCAAAGAGCCAAGCGCTAGTAACGTCACTTAATACGCTACTAAGCAGCTACCAAATTCAATATATGAATGCCCGTGGTTTTCACTGGAACATCAAAGGTCGTGAGTTTTTTGAACTACACCTAAAATTTGAAGAAATTTATACGCTATTACTTGAGAAAGTCGATGAAATCGCAGAGCGTATTTTGACAATTGAAGGCAACCCATTGCATGCGTTTTCTGATTATTTGGAAACCAGCAAAATTCAAGAAGCAAAAGGGATCAGCAATGGTACGCAAGCACTAGAAACCCTGCTTGATGGCTACACAACGCTTATTTCTATGCAGCGTGAGATTCTAGCGCAGGCGGGCGAAGCCGAAGATGAAGGGACAGCTGCGCTAATGAGCGACTATATCAAAGAGCAAGAGAAGCTGGTGTGGATGCTTAAAGCATATTTAAACTAA
- a CDS encoding S9 family peptidase, translating to MEKTKPLAKKQPKSLLHHNHERIDNYYWMRDDERKNADVLAHLKAENDYCEAQMAPHQALQTQLFEEMKGRIVKDDSSVPAKDGNYWYVSEVSGDEEYARYYRASQEDLSDKKLLLDINQLAAGNEFYDIGDITVSPDEQLLAYSEDTDGRRIYTIKFLDLNTNTLLQDVLYNTEGQVIWANDNKTVFYVKKDEQTLLGFQVYRHVLGTPQSDDILVFEEQDRQFYMGLGKSRDESAIYIYLAATETSDQLILDANDPCGEFSTLIPREIGHEYGLEKMGEFFYILSNKNAKNFRLMRATGATVGNVEQWEELVAHRDHVLLEGLELFHSHFVLTEREQGQIRFVVHDYQGQSYHLGFDDACYFATVGNNPEPSSSNIRIHYSSMTTPSSVYDCDLTTGKKTLKKQQQVLGDFKPEYYHSERLHITARDGVKVPVSLVYRKDKFNQDGSNPLLQYGYGSYGITIDPNFSSQILSLLDRGFVYAIAHIRGSEMLGREWYEQGKKAHKQNTFNDFIDVTKALVEQGYGHKDKVFASGGSAGGLLMGAIANQAPELYLGLGCHVPFLDVLTTMLDESIPLTTNEYDEWGNPNNEADYQNILAYSPYDNIEAKAYPNILVTTGLHDSQVQYWEPMKWVAKLREYKTDDNVLIFKTDLEAGHGGASGRFKSLHERALEMAFFISLLNGRS from the coding sequence ATGGAAAAAACTAAACCGCTAGCCAAAAAGCAGCCGAAATCCTTGCTGCACCATAATCATGAGCGTATCGACAACTACTACTGGATGCGTGATGACGAGCGTAAAAATGCTGATGTGTTGGCACACCTCAAAGCAGAGAATGATTACTGTGAAGCGCAAATGGCGCCTCACCAAGCGCTGCAAACCCAGCTGTTTGAAGAAATGAAAGGTCGTATCGTAAAAGACGATAGCTCAGTGCCCGCAAAAGATGGCAACTATTGGTATGTGAGTGAAGTGAGTGGTGATGAGGAATATGCTAGATATTATCGCGCATCACAAGAAGATTTGTCGGATAAAAAACTTCTTTTAGACATTAATCAGTTAGCCGCTGGCAACGAGTTTTATGACATCGGTGATATTACTGTAAGCCCAGATGAGCAACTGCTTGCCTATAGTGAAGATACCGACGGGCGTCGAATTTACACCATCAAGTTTCTTGATTTAAACACCAATACATTACTGCAAGATGTGCTGTATAACACGGAAGGTCAGGTAATTTGGGCGAACGACAATAAAACTGTATTTTATGTCAAAAAAGACGAGCAAACGTTGCTCGGCTTCCAAGTGTATCGCCATGTGTTGGGAACGCCACAAAGTGATGATATTTTGGTGTTTGAAGAGCAAGATCGCCAATTTTATATGGGATTGGGTAAAAGTCGTGACGAAAGCGCTATTTATATCTATCTCGCAGCGACGGAAACGAGCGATCAGTTAATACTGGATGCAAACGATCCTTGCGGTGAGTTTAGCACTCTTATTCCAAGAGAAATTGGCCATGAATATGGTCTTGAAAAAATGGGAGAGTTCTTTTACATCCTTAGTAATAAGAACGCTAAAAACTTCCGTTTAATGCGTGCAACAGGGGCAACCGTTGGTAATGTCGAGCAATGGGAAGAGTTGGTTGCCCATCGCGACCATGTACTATTAGAAGGCTTGGAGCTGTTCCATAGTCACTTTGTGCTGACTGAGCGTGAACAAGGGCAGATCCGTTTTGTTGTCCATGATTATCAAGGGCAGAGCTATCACCTTGGATTTGATGATGCTTGTTATTTTGCTACGGTAGGAAATAACCCTGAGCCAAGTTCAAGTAATATTCGTATCCACTACTCGAGTATGACAACTCCCAGCTCAGTGTACGATTGTGATTTAACCACTGGTAAGAAGACGCTGAAAAAGCAACAGCAAGTGTTAGGTGATTTTAAACCTGAATATTATCACTCTGAACGTTTGCATATAACCGCAAGAGATGGTGTTAAAGTCCCTGTGTCTTTGGTGTATCGCAAAGATAAGTTTAATCAAGACGGTAGCAATCCACTATTGCAGTATGGCTATGGTTCTTATGGTATTACTATCGACCCTAACTTCTCTAGTCAAATTCTAAGCCTGTTAGATAGAGGGTTTGTATACGCGATTGCGCATATTCGAGGTTCTGAGATGCTTGGTCGTGAATGGTATGAGCAAGGCAAAAAAGCGCATAAGCAAAATACCTTCAACGATTTTATTGATGTTACCAAGGCCTTGGTTGAGCAGGGCTACGGCCATAAAGACAAAGTGTTTGCATCAGGCGGGAGTGCAGGCGGCCTGTTAATGGGTGCAATTGCAAACCAAGCTCCAGAGCTGTATTTAGGGTTAGGCTGCCATGTGCCTTTCTTGGATGTGTTAACTACCATGTTGGATGAGTCAATCCCATTGACAACCAATGAGTATGATGAATGGGGTAATCCGAATAATGAAGCGGACTACCAGAATATTTTAGCGTATTCGCCGTATGACAATATTGAAGCCAAAGCCTATCCAAATATTCTAGTCACCACAGGTCTGCACGACTCGCAAGTGCAGTATTGGGAGCCAATGAAGTGGGTTGCTAAGCTTAGAGAATATAAAACGGATGATAACGTGCTGATCTTTAAAACCGACTTGGAAGCAGGTCACGGTGGTGCCTCAGGCCGATTTAAAAGCTTACATGAAAGAGCACTAGAAATGGCATTCTTTATCAGCTTATTGAATGGTAGGTCGTAG